In Streptococcus uberis, a single window of DNA contains:
- a CDS encoding GntR family transcriptional regulator, producing the protein MTSQRPLYMQLVDMLELKIRESMSPNDKLLSERELSEHYGVSRITVRLALKELEIRGLIYKKQGKGTYVSGINEPATDLSAAYSFTEEMRKQGREPKTTILSFEKLTVTPYLSTLLDVNKGTEIFELERLRLADDKPLMLERTFLPFQKFSTLSEEMLRQKPLYDIFSEDYHEMVRFAEEEFYASIALDYEASLLEIKKGDPVLHVIRKTYNEKNVLIEYTFSIARADQFRYRITHQPTINKS; encoded by the coding sequence ATGACAAGCCAAAGACCTTTATACATGCAGTTGGTTGACATGCTTGAGTTAAAAATAAGAGAATCCATGTCACCAAATGACAAATTATTATCTGAGCGTGAATTGAGTGAGCATTATGGTGTAAGTCGTATTACAGTACGTCTTGCTTTGAAAGAACTAGAAATTAGAGGGTTAATCTACAAAAAACAAGGCAAAGGAACATACGTTTCAGGTATCAATGAACCTGCAACAGATTTATCAGCTGCTTATAGTTTTACCGAAGAAATGAGAAAACAAGGACGTGAACCTAAAACAACAATCTTATCGTTTGAAAAGTTAACGGTTACTCCCTATTTATCAACTTTATTAGACGTGAATAAAGGGACTGAAATTTTTGAACTTGAACGTCTACGTTTAGCAGATGATAAACCATTAATGTTAGAAAGAACTTTTCTACCCTTTCAAAAATTCTCAACTCTTTCTGAAGAGATGTTAAGACAAAAACCTCTATACGATATTTTTTCAGAGGATTATCATGAGATGGTTCGTTTTGCTGAAGAAGAATTCTATGCGAGCATAGCTTTGGATTACGAGGCATCTTTATTGGAAATTAAAAAAGGAGACCCGGTTCTTCATGTTATACGCAAAACCTATAATGAAAAAAATGTTTTAATTGAATACACCTTTAGTATTGCTAGGGCTGATCAGTTCCGTTATCGTATCACCCATCAACCAACCATAAATAAAAGTTAA
- the lacD gene encoding tagatose-bisphosphate aldolase, with protein sequence MYQITDEKRRKLEKLSHNGIISALAFDQRGALKRMMAAHQSTEPTVEQIEELKVMVSEELTPYASSILLDPEYGLPAVKVKDEHAGLLLAYEKTGYDATTTSRLPDCLVEWSAKRLKEAGADAVKFLLYYDVDGDQAINDQKKAYIERIGSECQAEDIPFFLEILTYDEKIADNGSLEFAKVKAHKVNEAMKVFSDERFGIDVLKVEVPVNMNYVEGFAEGEAVFTREEAAQAFKEQEAASHLPYIYLSAGVSAELFQETLVFAAESGAKFNGVLCGRATWAGSVPVYIGQGQEAARQWLRTEGFNNIDGLNKVIERTASSWELKL encoded by the coding sequence ATGTACCAAATCACAGATGAAAAGAGACGTAAGTTAGAAAAACTAAGCCATAATGGTATTATTTCAGCTCTTGCTTTTGATCAACGAGGGGCTTTAAAACGCATGATGGCTGCTCACCAAAGTACAGAGCCAACAGTAGAGCAAATTGAAGAATTGAAAGTCATGGTTTCAGAAGAATTAACACCCTATGCTTCATCAATTTTGCTAGATCCAGAGTATGGTTTACCAGCTGTTAAAGTCAAAGATGAGCATGCTGGTCTCCTTTTAGCATACGAAAAAACAGGTTATGATGCCACAACGACATCACGACTTCCGGACTGTTTAGTGGAATGGTCAGCAAAACGCCTCAAAGAAGCAGGTGCAGACGCTGTTAAATTCTTACTTTACTATGATGTTGATGGTGACCAAGCTATCAATGATCAGAAAAAAGCCTATATTGAGCGCATCGGATCAGAATGTCAGGCAGAAGATATCCCATTTTTCCTAGAAATTTTAACATATGATGAAAAGATTGCGGATAACGGCAGTCTTGAATTCGCAAAAGTTAAAGCCCATAAAGTTAACGAAGCCATGAAAGTTTTCTCAGATGAGCGATTCGGCATTGATGTCCTAAAAGTAGAAGTACCTGTAAACATGAACTATGTAGAAGGATTCGCGGAAGGGGAAGCTGTTTTCACAAGGGAAGAAGCTGCGCAGGCCTTTAAAGAGCAAGAAGCTGCCAGTCACCTCCCATATATTTACCTTAGTGCCGGTGTTTCAGCGGAGCTTTTCCAAGAAACCTTAGTCTTTGCGGCAGAATCAGGTGCTAAGTTCAATGGTGTCCTCTGTGGCCGGGCGACATGGGCAGGTTCCGTTCCAGTTTACATTGGTCAAGGACAAGAAGCTGCTCGTCAGTGGTTACGCACAGAAGGCTTTAATAATATTGATGGCCTTAATAAAGTCATTGAAAGAACAGCTAGTTCTTGGGAGCTAAAGTTATAG
- a CDS encoding glycoside hydrolase family 35 protein, with translation MTSFDIKENFYLDGKPFKILSGSIHYFRVAPEAWYRSLYNLKALGFNTVETYVPWNLHEPQKGNFHFDGLADLEGFLDLAQELGLYAIVRPSPYICAEWEFGGLPGWLLNEPIRVRSRDPKYLKHVKDYYDVLMPKLIKRQLENGGNILMFQVENEYGSYGEDKDYLRELMTMMRQLGITAPLFTSDGPWHATLRSGSLIEDDVLVTGNFGSKAKINFESMKAFFKENNKKWPLMCMEFWIGWFNRWKEPIIRRDPNETIDAIMEVLEEGSINLYMFHGGTNFGFMNGASARLQQDLPQVTSYDYDAILDEAGNPTPKYFLLQERLQKNFPNLHFDKPLENKTIAIKDIALTEKVNLVETLDSISTLTEAFYPVNMESLNQTTGYILYRTYLPKDNARERLRLIDARDRAKVYLNNRLIETQYQFEIGNDIIIEQETENNQLDILIENMGRVSYGHKLTAPTQSKGIGRGLMADLHFVGNWQQYPLPLESIEKVDFSGSWQEGLPSFYAYDFVCDQMGDTYLDLSQFGKGVAYINNNHLGRFWNVGPHLSLYVPESFLKLGKNRLVIFETEGQMTPSIQFVKKPIFKDIKGDNL, from the coding sequence ATGACTTCTTTTGACATAAAAGAAAATTTTTATCTAGATGGTAAACCATTCAAAATATTATCAGGATCTATACATTATTTTAGAGTAGCACCAGAGGCTTGGTATCGCTCTTTGTATAATTTAAAAGCTTTAGGTTTCAATACAGTGGAAACCTATGTTCCATGGAATTTACATGAACCTCAAAAAGGTAACTTTCATTTTGATGGGTTAGCAGATTTGGAAGGGTTTCTTGATTTAGCTCAGGAATTGGGTTTATATGCTATCGTTAGACCCTCACCCTATATTTGTGCTGAATGGGAGTTCGGTGGATTACCTGGGTGGCTATTAAATGAACCTATAAGAGTTAGATCACGTGACCCCAAGTATTTAAAACATGTAAAAGATTATTATGATGTGTTAATGCCAAAACTCATTAAGAGACAACTTGAAAATGGTGGCAATATACTTATGTTTCAAGTTGAAAATGAATATGGATCTTATGGTGAGGACAAAGACTATCTCAGAGAATTAATGACTATGATGCGTCAATTAGGAATTACAGCTCCTCTATTTACTTCTGATGGTCCTTGGCATGCTACTTTACGATCTGGAAGTCTAATTGAGGATGATGTGCTTGTCACAGGTAATTTTGGGTCAAAAGCAAAGATTAATTTTGAAAGCATGAAAGCATTTTTTAAAGAGAATAATAAAAAATGGCCTTTAATGTGTATGGAATTTTGGATAGGTTGGTTTAATCGATGGAAAGAACCAATTATAAGACGTGACCCTAATGAAACTATCGATGCTATTATGGAGGTCCTAGAAGAGGGTAGTATTAACCTTTATATGTTTCACGGTGGTACAAACTTTGGATTTATGAATGGGGCTTCGGCACGTCTTCAACAAGACTTACCACAAGTAACCTCTTACGATTATGATGCAATCTTAGATGAAGCAGGAAATCCTACGCCAAAATATTTTTTACTTCAAGAACGTCTTCAGAAAAACTTTCCTAATCTCCATTTTGACAAACCATTAGAAAATAAAACTATAGCGATTAAAGATATCGCATTAACAGAAAAAGTTAACTTGGTTGAGACCCTGGATAGCATTAGTACGTTAACAGAAGCGTTTTATCCAGTAAATATGGAAAGTTTGAACCAAACAACTGGCTATATACTTTATAGAACTTATTTGCCAAAAGACAATGCTAGGGAGCGTTTACGCCTCATTGATGCAAGAGATCGGGCCAAAGTTTATCTTAACAACAGACTCATTGAAACTCAATATCAATTTGAAATCGGAAATGATATTATCATTGAGCAAGAAACCGAAAATAATCAGCTTGATATTTTGATTGAGAACATGGGCCGTGTGAGTTATGGTCATAAACTGACTGCACCTACTCAAAGTAAGGGAATTGGAAGAGGGCTTATGGCAGACTTACACTTTGTTGGGAATTGGCAGCAGTATCCTCTTCCTTTAGAAAGTATTGAAAAGGTTGATTTTTCAGGTTCTTGGCAAGAAGGCCTACCAAGTTTTTATGCCTATGATTTTGTTTGTGATCAGATGGGCGATACTTATTTAGATTTAAGTCAATTTGGTAAAGGTGTAGCCTATATAAATAACAATCATTTAGGACGATTTTGGAATGTTGGCCCTCACTTATCGCTTTACGTTCCAGAAAGTTTTCTCAAGTTAGGAAAAAATAGATTGGTCATTTTTGAGACTGAAGGTCAGATGACCCCTTCTATCCAATTCGTTAAAAAGCCTATTTTTAAAGATATAAAAGGAGACAATTTATGA
- a CDS encoding PTS sugar transporter subunit IIB, protein MTIIATRIDGRLIHGQVANLWTTKLNISRIMVIDDEIVNNDLEKTALKLATPAGVKLSILTVEKAANNILEGRYNSQRLMIVAKRPSYFRRLIEAGVSLEEVNVGNMSQSSETRSVTRSINVVDQDISDFDAIQSSGTKLFAQMVPNDTPSDFMTLLNKVRQ, encoded by the coding sequence ATGACAATTATTGCAACACGTATTGACGGCCGTTTAATTCATGGTCAAGTCGCCAATTTATGGACAACGAAACTAAATATTAGCCGGATCATGGTTATTGATGATGAGATTGTTAACAACGATCTTGAAAAAACAGCATTAAAACTTGCTACCCCTGCAGGTGTTAAGTTATCGATTTTGACGGTAGAAAAAGCTGCAAATAATATTTTGGAAGGACGATATAACTCTCAAAGGTTAATGATTGTTGCCAAACGACCTTCCTATTTCCGAAGACTCATTGAAGCAGGTGTTTCATTGGAGGAAGTTAATGTTGGGAATATGTCACAATCTTCTGAAACACGTTCTGTGACCCGTTCTATAAATGTTGTGGATCAGGATATTTCGGATTTTGATGCGATTCAATCAAGTGGTACAAAACTTTTTGCACAAATGGTTCCAAATGATACGCCTTCAGATTTCATGACCTTGTTAAACAAAGTAAGACAATAA
- a CDS encoding PTS mannose/fructose/sorbose/N-acetylgalactosamine transporter subunit IIC, producing the protein MIQWWQILFLTLYSAYQILDELTLNSSAGSPVFAGFIAGIIMGDVETGLWIGGSLQLMVLGVGTFGGASRIDATSGAVIATAFSVAQGIKPEMAISTIAVPVAALMVYTDILGRFSTTYFAHRIDKHVENFNYKGIERDYLMGALPWALSRALPVFLAVALGGGFVQTLVDGIQQVQWLADGLTLAGKMLPGLGFAILLHYLPVKRNLHYLALGFAITAMLTTVYSNLQTAGGALATLSKDFNAAPFKGLPMIGIAVIGAALATLHYKNGQRVNVIEQKVEVAESGEIEDDEI; encoded by the coding sequence ATGATTCAATGGTGGCAAATTTTATTTTTAACCCTTTATTCAGCTTACCAGATTTTGGACGAATTAACGCTTAACTCGTCAGCTGGTTCCCCTGTATTTGCAGGATTTATAGCCGGTATTATCATGGGAGATGTGGAGACTGGTTTGTGGATTGGTGGTAGTCTACAATTAATGGTTCTTGGAGTAGGGACATTTGGTGGAGCTTCTCGTATTGACGCTACTTCTGGTGCAGTTATTGCAACAGCATTTTCAGTAGCCCAAGGGATAAAACCAGAAATGGCCATTTCGACTATTGCTGTACCTGTTGCAGCTTTGATGGTTTACACAGATATCCTAGGACGTTTTTCAACAACCTATTTTGCTCATAGAATTGATAAACACGTTGAAAATTTCAATTATAAAGGTATTGAGCGTGATTATCTGATGGGAGCTCTTCCTTGGGCCTTATCAAGAGCACTCCCTGTCTTTTTAGCTGTTGCACTCGGTGGTGGATTTGTGCAAACATTAGTAGACGGCATTCAACAAGTTCAATGGTTAGCTGATGGTTTAACCTTGGCAGGAAAAATGCTACCCGGTCTTGGTTTTGCCATTTTACTTCATTACTTACCTGTCAAACGTAACCTTCATTATTTAGCATTAGGCTTTGCTATCACTGCTATGCTAACAACTGTTTATAGTAATTTACAAACGGCGGGTGGAGCTCTTGCTACACTTTCCAAAGATTTCAATGCAGCGCCATTTAAAGGTCTTCCTATGATTGGTATTGCTGTTATCGGTGCAGCATTAGCAACTCTTCATTACAAAAATGGTCAAAGAGTGAACGTCATAGAACAAAAAGTTGAAGTGGCAGAAAGTGGGGAAATAGAAGATGACGAAATCTAA
- a CDS encoding SIS domain-containing protein translates to MFKMNKKELQELGAEMTTKEIHQQPELWQEALETFLSQKESIDAFLKQVNESANGEKVKVIFTGAGTSEYVGNSIWNYLQTNGNRKQYLFSSIATTDLVSAPHYYLYKEDTVILVSFARSGNSPESVAAVDLATQIVDNCFHLTITCAEEGKLAQKAITNDRNLLLLMPSRSNDAGFAMTGSFTCMMLTALLIFDENHLDDEKNAFVQQMKKMAQHIFEKEEDFKALTDLDFDRLVYLGSGSLAGLTREAQLKVLELTAGKIATLFDSSMGFRHGPKSFLTDKTILIDFVNNDPYIRQYDIDILEEVKSDDIALKTLSIGQVGQSNFSGTRFDLPSELLLPDAYLAFPIIVAAQTIALLTSVKHGNLPDTPSATGTVNRVVKGVSIHSYKG, encoded by the coding sequence ATGTTTAAAATGAATAAAAAAGAACTTCAAGAATTAGGGGCAGAAATGACCACAAAAGAAATTCACCAACAGCCAGAACTGTGGCAAGAAGCATTGGAAACTTTTCTTTCTCAAAAAGAAAGTATAGATGCTTTTTTAAAACAAGTGAATGAAAGCGCTAACGGAGAAAAAGTAAAAGTTATTTTTACTGGAGCAGGGACTTCAGAGTATGTTGGCAATAGCATTTGGAATTATCTTCAAACTAATGGCAATAGAAAACAATACTTGTTTTCAAGTATTGCGACAACAGATTTAGTTTCTGCTCCTCATTATTACCTTTATAAAGAAGACACGGTAATTTTAGTCTCTTTTGCCAGAAGTGGTAATAGTCCAGAAAGTGTCGCAGCGGTAGATTTAGCGACTCAAATTGTTGATAATTGCTTCCATTTAACTATAACGTGTGCAGAGGAAGGAAAATTAGCTCAAAAGGCAATCACAAATGACCGTAATCTTTTATTGTTAATGCCAAGTCGTTCTAATGATGCTGGTTTTGCAATGACGGGTAGTTTTACCTGTATGATGTTGACAGCTTTGTTGATTTTTGACGAAAACCATCTGGATGATGAAAAAAATGCATTTGTTCAACAGATGAAAAAAATGGCTCAACACATTTTTGAGAAAGAAGAAGATTTTAAAGCTCTCACAGATTTGGACTTTGATCGATTGGTTTATTTAGGATCAGGAAGTTTAGCAGGTTTAACACGTGAGGCTCAGTTGAAAGTGCTTGAATTGACTGCAGGTAAAATTGCTACATTATTTGATAGTTCAATGGGCTTTAGACATGGGCCGAAGTCATTTTTAACAGATAAAACAATCCTAATAGATTTTGTCAATAACGATCCTTATATTCGTCAATATGATATTGATATTTTAGAAGAAGTAAAATCAGACGATATAGCCTTAAAAACTCTCTCCATCGGACAAGTAGGTCAATCTAACTTTTCCGGCACTCGTTTTGATTTGCCATCAGAACTACTCTTACCGGATGCTTACCTAGCTTTCCCAATTATCGTTGCTGCTCAAACTATTGCTTTATTAACATCTGTAAAGCATGGAAATTTACCAGATACTCCTTCTGCTACGGGTACAGTCAACAGAGTTGTCAAAGGTGTAAGCATTCATTCCTATAAGGGTTAA
- a CDS encoding GntR family transcriptional regulator has protein sequence MGNNIPKYQRIKDRLKNKILSGNYKKGDRFFTESELIQSFQVSSITIIHALRELEKEGYITRKQGLGTFISRTREEKMVRYASLDKQLSQNEDVTVLSITKGNDPHYLEKLDLHKTECYYAIHRARTLDQIPYLYQISYIPHDYLLNPNADLSAYQSLYRRFYKDFGIQLMEEAFQTYTDLSNRVPDEVKSFLQLNDQIPCVRQTKLTKARKTNRVLEYCELYKSWQYFSFKTASLDY, from the coding sequence ATGGGAAATAACATTCCAAAATACCAACGCATCAAAGATCGCTTAAAAAATAAGATTCTCTCAGGAAACTATAAGAAAGGTGATCGTTTTTTTACCGAATCTGAGTTAATTCAATCCTTTCAAGTAAGTTCTATTACGATTATTCATGCTTTAAGAGAGCTTGAGAAAGAAGGTTATATTACTCGTAAACAAGGTCTTGGTACCTTTATTTCTCGTACTCGAGAAGAAAAAATGGTTCGCTACGCTTCACTAGATAAACAACTTTCCCAAAACGAGGATGTTACAGTTCTGTCTATAACAAAGGGTAACGATCCTCATTATTTGGAAAAATTGGATTTGCACAAAACGGAATGCTACTACGCTATCCATAGAGCACGTACACTGGACCAAATACCTTATCTTTATCAAATCTCGTATATACCACACGACTATCTCTTAAATCCTAATGCAGATTTATCAGCCTACCAATCTCTTTACAGGAGATTTTATAAAGATTTTGGCATCCAATTAATGGAGGAAGCATTTCAAACATATACAGATTTAAGCAATCGTGTCCCGGATGAGGTGAAAAGTTTTCTTCAGCTAAATGACCAGATACCTTGTGTTAGACAAACCAAGCTGACTAAGGCTAGAAAAACTAATCGCGTTCTTGAATACTGCGAGCTCTATAAATCCTGGCAATATTTTTCATTTAAAACAGCTTCTCTTGATTATTAG